aatgtttgtaggtaaatttttcgatatcccgtataccgtaatgtataagagcgttcaaaactcaaactttaaaattaaatatctcggaaactagatggtaaagtaaaaaattctcaaattgcgccaatcgacgaagaattatatgaacattaatctaccaaaattaaaaaaaaatcctaagaaaacgactttggcgagggtactaccttaaaaataataatttggattGGTCGTAAGTGGATGTCATATACTCCACGCACTCCACGCTTCTTGACTTATACGCCAGCTAGTGGCAAATATCATAATCAGTTAGGATTATTTATTTCCAATATTTTCAAACGGATCAATTGTGAATAGCTATTTGATCTATCTATGAACGCGTTTCGGTACAACGATAGATGCtgtattttcaataaaagtaGCAAATTTAGAgagtaaaatttatgtttcacATTATAGTTACCACAAAcctataatttcataaatgaaaaatacataaaaaattataatgacatTCAAGTACCTATTTCgaatgaataatattaatttaacatttgaataaTCATTGTAAAAcacatgaataataaatataattaaattataatatgatatttattatttaagttaaaatttaatcatttcagTGATATATGTCGTCAACGCCAAAAAAGTTTTACGTCAATCGCGCGTAAAGGTTACACgcacaaactttttttttttaattatgatagatttacaaataaaaattgttaaatttacgtaaaaattgtttaatttttgttttgatgcttgtgaattttatttttttataaagaattaaggtagttgtagcgtgataggcatttcaacagaaaattataaaattttttttatcgaaagataaatatattaataattcactaccaaaatttcagatcaattgaccgcaccgtttttaagtaattaattttcgaaattgcgtcttttacacgtagaggtatagagagatggtaaagttagtatgaaatctttggcccgctcgagtggtacggaagatttcatactaactttaccatctctctatacttctacgtgtaaaagatgcaatttcgaaaattaattacttaaaaacggtgtggtcaattgatctgaaattttggtagtgaattattaatatatttatctttcaataaaaaaaatttcataattttctgttgaaatgcctatcacgctacaactaccttaacaTTGTCTGTCgttttcaatgattttttttttgcacgcctcatagcgcgaagcgcgtgaggttgtgctttatactcgactcgtcaaggtcaagcaattttgtgatctttagaagtctctatcacaaccatattacacttatacaataatataagtagatgtacacggagaaaacacttgaattaaaccatcttttactttctaaaatcatttcatgtagctattttgaaaaaaaaacgttttgaaaaaaattttacgtggacgtccggatgtcaccccattttggatgtaccaatgattactcccgaacaaattgatatttcaagaccggaatttttttattagtttacgaatgcgacgaactgggtccgtatttcatatcagtagcctagtttacgtatttttttttttaaattgaatttttattaaaatttattacgatataaccgtacaaagacaaacgaatttttcttatttgtcacgtgaaaactatggcgccacttgataaagctagatttttttagactgcgtgcgcatataacaagaaaaaagagcgccgatatttaaaaaaaaaaataaaaaatactctgtaagaaattacttaattataattttctttttttttatcagttacacaatttattttttcttaaaaaaataaatgagcgttatgaggcgtgcacttttggattttccaaacttttttttttttaatgagttAATCGTTTGTAACGGTAGGTTCCTGCTACTATGTCGCccctttttttaatttttaaaatttaagggcgccactggaaTTTTTATTACGGTTTCCAGAACTGGTCCAAGCAATGAGAGATATCTAAGGGTCGAGAGAGATTACAATTAGgttgacaaaaataataaaaattatttttaaatttaactccaaatttattcaactaCTTTTACAATAATCAATTGATGACAACCCCCTTTGGACCCTGGAATTTGGCGAGCTTCAGATTCGAGCAAGGGGGACGTTGAAATTACTGAAACTATAGTTGTTTGCGCTGATAGCCAAGTCAGTCGCAACTTTCCGTCGATTGTCACCAAGTTGGCAGCAAGTCTTGGAAATGAACTCGGTTGTTCACCATGTTGTCACcaaccctgatagccacagtttcagaccaaccaagttggtgtcagatagttgccaccaacttagcgacaacttgcggtcaacttccgaatttgtaactgttggcgccaagttggctacaagtttctgagaaaaaagagaccaatctactgccgcaatatgtcgccaaatttcttgagaaacttatcgtcaacttggtgtgaaaaagtttcagagcaacttttgccgacaacttggtgacaacttggtgaacaagttgacaccaaccgaattactttccaagagttgccgccaagttagtgacaagttgcggcagtagattgacagaaagttgcggccaacttggctatcagggtaaaAGTTTGAGTTAAGATGGCTATCAGGGCAGGGTGGCTTGTTACCGTTTTCTGTCGGTTAATTAGCTGTTGTCGCGCTGTATTACCCAGTGTTAGGACTTTTGGTTCATTTACCGACAGTCGGAACGGGGACCTAAGAAACGGGAGTCATATCCAAGGAAGGCTGCGGCGCGTGGATTGCCCATTTCGGAGTAGGGAACCTGAGAAACGGTAGCCAGGTCcgataacttcacataatttcacataatttcagttAATTCGTTTAAGAGATAACTTCatataatttcacataatttcacataatttcagtcgaATCGTTTAAGagataacttcacataatttcagtcgattcgttcaagagataacttcacataatttcacataatgaCGCATTTTCGTTAAATCTATGATCACAACAGATGATCCAAAATACgtaaattttaagtataattaatgatttaaaaaattacctcaaTCGTTTACGATTCATTGTAGAGTTACTGTTGAACGATACGTAATTCAAGTTTTTGGAACTTctgtgtaatttttaacagtttttggtttaaattaagtttatcCACACAGTTTAAACAAGATACTTTTGTATACGCAGTTTTAAGCAAGTCGTCAATTATATTTAGTTTATCCGCACAATGTgaattttaactattattttaataaataaatattaaatttaatcaaattttaataatttatttataatgtccTGCTGTATATCCTTAAAGATTCTTCAAAggtttaaaatgaaatattattttaattgaaataaagatctttattaaaaacaatgtaACAAAAACAATAAGCTTTACTTAATTAGAACCCAAAGtcccaaaaatataaaataaattattattgtaacgaataataataatttacaattaatatcaCATTTAGCAATATTCAAGTCACTTCTAGtaatttacataatttattaaacataatatttataaaaaacaatttaattaattaattaattagttattaaccATCCTACCAATTTCTATAAGAATATTCgttgaatatttttcaattattatcattattatttccaaCTATTAGTTAACTCGGGACATTGAACCGCGACTTGACATAATcagtctataaaaaaaaatgatttatcaaaatttgtaattaataatgattaatttataaaagattttataCTTACACTAACAAACCACAATGAATTTGGTCTAAACATTTGCCGCTTTAAGAAGTTCATATTTTCCACTGGATAAATTACGTGTAAATGCAAATGATTTACAGTGTTGAAGGGTGGCCAGTGGAACCCTGTTCTAGTTGATCCAAGATCTAGACCTTGTTGTGCTGCTACAACTTCTACAGTGTCCACTATTTTGTCAACTGTAATTATATCAGTAAGtttacagaaatttttttttatcattttaaattaataatgtaaataataataattataaaaaatcaaataataataataataataataatttactattttttccgaagatcggtgtttttactaattaaagagttctatatttcaaagccattatccccgatccaaattgatgttggactaattttttttaatttttatttattaaatttattttcaccactTTTATTGTTGGTATGAGCACTCAATACCATCTTCGGGTGAatatatctaataattaaaaatttttttatttttaattaagattaagcaaagaagttaattttttactcagtgaaacttttttcggTCATCGAAAAAATAACTCGGAAAATGTCGGAAAATAACACGGacagtgtctcggatagcttaagggTAGAGCAGTTGGCGCGACACCAAAAGagccaggttcgattcctggtctgagcattttccgaattattttttcgatgaccgaaaaaagtttcactgagtaaaaaattaacttctttgcttaatcttgattaaaaataaaaaaattaggaaaacggttgaccctaaaggccatccctgcaacttcccgctaattccatacttaggcgcttaaaattgcaccaatgatgtttttgagctcttcgagcttaaaaatacaatttatgggttattttgagctctccgagctcaaagagattgctttcctatgcttttgagctcttcgagctcaaaagtctgatagagatttgataagacactatttcttgaatttttaaaccgcaataacttttgaatgaataaaccgattttcacgcagttggcagcattcgacgcagtttttcaagcctcacaaagaatctcaaattttgaattgatcgcgttagaaatttcggagttattccgaaaaaacacttttttcggttttctttcgttcacgatatctctcgaacgaatcaaccgattttgaccggactggtgacgatcgacgtggttttttgaggttaagagctgattagtttttggaattgaaccatcaagccgtttaaaagtaattccaaaaaaaccacatttgaaaaaaatttttttttcagttttttgaagatttctcaaaatctattgatctaaatcggtccaaatagttttcaaaatctaagtttggtcaagcccttttgaatggcaccaaccatgataaaatcggtcaaaccgttcaaaagttataagcggttcacatactttcacacacaaacacacacacacacatacatacagacaccatgacaacctcgcggggatagtcagggaagcttcctgtgaccttaaaacgtcgagatctgatgaaaactcgatttttgcaaaacggggtgaaatcaata
The sequence above is drawn from the Cotesia glomerata isolate CgM1 linkage group LG4, MPM_Cglom_v2.3, whole genome shotgun sequence genome and encodes:
- the LOC123263725 gene encoding histidine triad nucleotide-binding protein 3-like, which codes for MATFQEGCIFCKIIKGESPSESIYEDDDLICIKDINPASDHHYLIIPKNHIANAKELKLEDEPLFDKIVDTVEVVAAQQGLDLGSTRTGFHWPPFNTVNHLHLHVIYPVENMNFLKRQMFRPNSLWFVSTDYVKSRFNVPS